Within the Opitutaceae bacterium TAV5 genome, the region TTTCGTGAAAATCAGTTGACAATGCCAAGATGATAATTTGTAGATACAACATCATATTTCCCCATCCCCTTTCATGCCCGGCAAATTTCCAGTCGCTCGTTTGTTCCTGCAAAACCCGCTAACAAGATCATGAAAAATAATATCCTCAGCATCGCGCCCTTCCGGGCCTTTTTCTTCTGCGCCGGCCTCGGCTTCGCCGCAGCCGGCTCGCTGTACGGGCAGATATCGGAGACGTTCGAATCGTTTGCCAATGGAGCTTCCATCATCGGAAACGGGTGGAGGCACTACACCACAACCAACCAGCCGACCGGTAACAGCGCAGTGGTTCATGAGGCCGAGGACAACAAGTACGCCACCATCACCGCGTATGGAAACGCAAACTCGTTCAACGCGCGCGTGTTGTCTACTGCTGTCAGCACGGCGAGTCCGTGGACGGTGTCGGATACGCTCAACAACGTCATTTCGGCAGACATCCGGTATCGCACGCCGGGGACGACCAACAACTCGATTGTCTACCTGAATGTGCAGACACGGGATGCTGCCGACGGGATCGGAGCCATCAACATGGGTATCCTGTACGAAAACTCGGACCTGTTGTTTTTCGCCGACGCGGGAAGTTCGGCCAACCGGATCAAATCCGATCCGCTGACGGTTTCCGTCAGCGATACGGCATGGTATCGCTTTACCGCGACGCTGACCCCCTCCACCGGAGAAGTAAGTTTTGTGGTGTACGAGATTTCCTCCGGCCAGGCTCCGTCTGTCGTCTGGACTGCGACCAATGCCGGCCTCGGCGAGTTCAAGCCCGTTTCGATCGTCAACGTGGAGATGGATGTTTCCCGGCCGGGCAGCAGCGCCAGCCAGTTCCGCAGCGCCGATTTCGACAATATCACCGTTTCCTCGGCGATCCCCGAGCCCGCTGCCACGGCCGCACTTATGCTTCTGGGAATCGGTTTGGGGGTCGTGGTGATCCGGCGTTTCCGCCCGCAAATCTGATCATGGCGATCCCTCGATGGTAAGGGATCTCTCCCGCAAAAGCGTCCACGAATGCGAGTGAATCCGGTCCGAATCCCGAAAACTGGCATGCCGCGGGCTATGAATTCCCTGAGAAAATACACGAAAAACGACATGTGTCGTAAAAATATGGATACGAATGACAACACCACCGGCGCTCCGGCCCGGAATGAAGTACCTTGTTTTCGGAGAGCGAAGGCATTCACCCTGATCGAGCTCCTGACCGTCATCGCGATCATCGGCATCCTGGCGGCGATCCTGTTGCCAACGCTCAGCCACGTCCGCCAGACGGCAAAGCAGACCCAGAACATCGCCAGGCTCCGGTCGATCGGCATGGCCTGCCAGCTTTATGCAAACGATAACCGCGGGATCATGCCTTCCACTGTTCGCAAGACCAACGGCAAGGCTTTCCAGACGCCAGGTCCGGTGCTGTGGGCCAATCAGGCGATCAACCTTCTTTCACTTCTCAGTGACAAATGGCAGGGAACCGCTGCGCCCGTCTGGGGAAATACCGATTACCTTCCGGGTCCGGATGCCTTTTACGGACCCTTTACCGGCATCACCTCGGAAGGCCGGCAGCCGGGAAAGTTCAAGGACTACACCAGCGCAGATGCCTATGTGATCGGATATTGTTACTACTCACTGCCGGGTGAGGCGGACGGCAATACGCCTTCCCGGGCGCCTCTGGCGGATGGTCTTTCCAACGATCGCAATGACAGGGACTATCTCCGCATGACGCCGTTGCTCTCGGACATAACGAATCCCACCGGCAATGCAGGATTATGGGAAAATCTCGCTGGCGGCTTTTCCGGCAAGAAAATCAGCGTCGTTCGTCTGGACGGAAGTGTTGCCTCCCTGGATCGAGACTACATCAATTCGCTGGATTCAGGCGGATCCATCAAGGCGCTGGGCGGCCTCACTCCCTGACCTTTTCGGAAATCAGCCCCCATACCCATTCCCCGTGCCTCCCGGGATACCGGGCAGGCATGCGTGGTTTCATTTCATTCCATGATTTTCCCCTCCTGGTTCATACAATCCTCCTCCCGCCTTTCTCTTGCCGGTCTGTGTCTTGTCGCCGCCATTGGCGCTTCCCAAGGGAAGGCCCGAACGGCATTCCCGGAAATCTCCCCTGACACGAATCCGGTCATACCGTATCGCGGACTGACCTATACGGCCGATGACATTTTGGAGGTGCGTCGTCAGGTGCGGGATCACGGAGCCAATGCCGGACTGGTGGAGGATATCCTGAAAACGGCCCGCGAGTGGACGGCGCGCAGCGATGCGGAGGTGGCGGCACTCGTGCCGCCCTCCGGTTCCGTTTTTGCCTACGGCACCACCGGCGATCCGAAAAACGGCAAACCGTGGCCACGCTTCGCCCGCTCCGGCGACATGTGCAGCCTCGACCGTCCCGGCGAGGTGCGCTCTCCCCACACCGGCGATGTCTACGGCACGCAAAAACCGGGCGAACCGTTTTACGACCCCGGCACCGGATGGGTGCGCCCGAAAGACGGTCAGGTCTTCTATTTCCGGGGACTCTGGAATTCATGGGTGACGGGTCAGCTTCACGACGCAGTGGATAATCTGGCGCTGGCGTATCTCCTGACCGGAGACGGCGCCTTTGCCCGCCGCGCGCTCTTCATCCTCGACCGCCTCGCCACCCTGCGCGTGCAGCTTCCGGTGAGGGGCTACGCCGTGGCCGACTGGCCGCATGCCACCGATGACAATCAGGTGAAGGGATTTTTCCACTACATGGGAAACATCGCCAACCAGCGCGTGATCAACACGGCATTGGCGTTCGACCTGATTGCCAACGCGCCGTTCGCCAGCGAACCGTCCGCAGGCGACGCCACGCTCAGCGTGCGGGACAATATCGCGAAAAACTACTTCGACATCTACGAGCGCGCCTATCTCGAAACGCGCCAGCTCACCAACCACGCGGTCATTCTCCTCGGGAATCTCATCACGCAAGGCGTGCTTTTCGGGAAACCCGACCTGCTTCGCGAGGGCATCGACGGTCTCCATGCGTTTCTGGACAACACCACCCATCGCGATGGCGACTACGTGGAGGTGTCCGGCAGCTACGGACGGCTCGGGCGCGATTATGGAGGACGGCTCATTGCGGTGCTGGCGAACTACGATCCGGAAAACTACCCCGGCATCTCCGGCATGCCCGACCCGAAGGAATATCCGCACGCGCTCCGGTTTGGCGACGATCCGCGCTGGTACGGCAATGCCGTGCGCATGCTTTACCGCCTCCCCGTGCTCGGCCGGTATCCGCAGTACGGTGACATGACGATGGACCGGAACGTGTTGCTTGACCGCGATAACGAGTGGCTCGCCCGCCATCGCGTCCAGTATCTGCGCATGCTCTGGCGGCAGACCACGCGGGAGGACTGGAAGCGGGAGATCGAGGCGCTTTATCCGCACGCCGCGAAACAGAAACAGGCGCCGGTTTTCCTCGAGGATTTGCTCCTTTACGGACTCAGCCAATGGGTGGAGCCGACGCCGGCGGAGCCGGCATCGGAAAGGCCGGAAACCGGGATTCCGGTCGGCGAGACTTCCGACCTCATGCCCGGCAAGGGCATCGCCATCCTGCGCAGCGGCGAAGGTGTCAACCGGCGCGCCCTTTTCATGCGCGGCGGCATCAATTCCTACCACGGTCACGACGACCAGATGGCGCTCGTGCCCTACGGCAACGGCATGGTGCTGACCGGCGAATACGGCTACCAGTGGTCGGGCACGCCCGATCACCTCGGCTGGGGCGCGCGTTCCGTGGCGCACATGACGACGGTCGTCGATGAAGACCTGCCGGCCCCTTATCTCTACAAGGGATTTTCGCCCTCGATCCCCGCTCCCGCGGCCAGCATCACCGGGTTCTTGCCAAACCCGCGCGGACCGGCGCAGTTCGTCGAGATGCGCAATCCGCAGCTCTACGCCCGCGCGCGGCTGACCGATTACCGGCGCACGGCGTGGCTTGTCGACGTCGATCCGGAGCGCTATTATTTCGTGGACATCTTCCGGGTCGTCGGCGGCAAGTCGCACGACTATGTCTGGAATTCCCACTACGCGGCGCGGAGCAACCGCGCGGCCTTTCAGGTCGACGGCATCAAACCGGTGGCGACGGAAGGCGTGTGGACGCTCGCGGCCCTCTCCGGGGCCAACCGCGACAAACCCTGGAACCGGCCCGGCCAGAGCTGGGGCGAGCGGCTCAATGCTTCGGCCGGCCGGATCGAGGCGCTGCCCGGCGAGAAACCCCTGCCGCGTTCGAAGTGGAACCCCGAGCCGGGCAACGGTTACGGCATGATTTGGGACGTGAAGTCGCAGGTCACCGGGAACGACTGGCAGGCGACCTGGCTGTTGCCCGACGGCAGGCATTTCGCCCGCGCCAGCCTGCTCAATTACGACGGCATGACGGCCGTCACCGCCCTTGCGCCGAGCGTGCAGCAGCAGAATCCTTTCAACATCGTCATAGCCCGCCGCACGCGCGAGGCCAACGCGGCCGGCTCCACAGTGTTGCAGAGCCGGTTCGTCAATGTGGTCGAGGTCGGCGGTCCCGGCGCCTGGGAGGTGGCGAAGACCGAACGATTGCCGCTGAAAACAACCGGACTCGCGGCCGACGCGGTGGCGTTGAAGCTGCAACTGGCGAATGGCAGCACCGACTATCTCCTCTCCTCGCGCGCGGCGGACCAGACGCTCGACGGGGGGGCGGTCAGGCTCGCCGGTCGCAACGGATTCGCCCGCCTCGCTCCGGATGGCCGCCTGGCAGCGCTGGCGATGCAGGAGGCCGTCCGGATGGAGGCCGGCGGCTGGATCGTCGAGGCGGCGGCACCGGCGTTTCAGGCCCGCGTGGTCTCGGCGGAGCCGGGCGAGCCGGAGTCGCGCCTGGTCATTGACGGCCGGCTGCCGGAAGGTGGCGCCTTGGCCGGAGCCACGGTTCTGATCGACAGCGCGCCGGGAGCCCGGATCGCGTATTCACATAACGATTACTATTCGGTCGAAACGGTCGAACACGGAAACACGCTTGTCTTTCGCGGCCAGTCGCTCGTCGCCGCGACGCTTCAGGTGGACACGGTCAAGGCTGCCTCGTCGCAGGTGGAGCTTTACTGGAACAATGAGCTGGGTGGAAAGCCGGGATCGTTTTCATATCAGGGCAGGGGAGTGATCCCGGCCGGAGCCGCTCCTCCGCGTCCGCTGGCGCAGATCAAGAAGTTCAACAACCGCGAACTGGATCTGACGAGCGTGTCGGCCCTGAAGACCGGACAGAAATTGCAGGTTCTCGTCGCGCAACCCGGCGATGTGCTGACGATTCCCGCGACAGTGACATTGACCCGCGCCGGAACCGGGCACGACTGGTTTTTGCGAACGACGGCGCCGGTTCGCCTGACCCTGCCGGGAGAAAAAACGCCCCGGTCGTTTGCTGCCGGCGAGCATGTCCTGCGAGTGGAGAGCCGATGAGCGCCGTGCAGAAAAACTTTCCGGCGATGGAAACGTCGCCAGCCCGATTCCGGATGTCCTCCCGGACGTCCTGAAAAGCCGATAACATCCCGCCACCATGTCTTCACCTGAAACCCCTTCTCTTTCCGGGCTCCCGGCAAACGGCGCCGGGGTCTCCTGCATCGAAGCCGTTGCCGGCGCCGGCATGCGGCTAACCCGGCGTCCGGCCGATCCGTTGCGGCCGCACACGGTCGGCATCGCGCCTCTTTTCAGCTTTATCAGCGCGGGCACCGAACTGCATTCGGTGACGACGGTGGCCCGGATGGAGCCGGGCTCGCACCCGCCGGCGCGGCTGGGTTACAGTCTGTGCGGTGTGGTCACGGCGGTGGGCGACGGGGTGAGCGATCTCAAACCCGGTGACCGGGTGGTGGCCATCGGTGCGGGAGCGTTTCACGCCACGCAGGTGGTTGTGGCAAAAAACCTGGTGGTTCCGTTGCCGGAAGGCGTGAGCCCGCAAGCGGCTTCGATGATGGCGATGGGTTGCTTTGCCATCGAGGGCGTCCACAAGTCGGCGGTGCGTCTCGGGGAAAACGTCGTCGTGTTCGGTGCGGGCATGATGGGACAGATCACGACCAGGTTGTATCAACTTTCCGGGTGCCGGGTGTGTGTGCTGGAGGGAGACGCGTTTCGCTCCGGATTCCTGCCGGAGGGGATCGGGCGGTTCACACTCGATGGCGATGGCTGGGCCGGACTGGCCGCGTGGGCGCGGCCGCATGGCGTGGAGCATGCGAGCATCTGTTTTGGCGGCGAAGCGACGGAGGTTGTCGAGCGGCTGAAGCCCTGCATGAGCCGTTCGCCCGACGGGATCATGCACGGCCGGATCGTGTTCCCGGGCGGAGCGAGGGTGACGGTGGACATGGCCTCGGCGATGGGGAACCTGCAACTGGTCAGCTCGGCCAAGGCGGGCCCCGGGTATCGGGATGCCGGTTACGAGAGCGGCGCCGGATATCCGGCGGTTTACGTGCCGCATACGGTGCGGCGCAATATGGAGGTGTTGCTGGCGCTGATGCAGGATGGCCGCCTCGATCTTTTGCCGCTCGTGACGCACCGGTTTCCGTTCGCGGAGGCGAAGCACGCTTACGACCTGTTGTTGCAACCCGGAGCGGAGGCGCTGGCGGTGCTGCTGGAGTATTGATATCGAGACCGGAGCGGCGGCATTCCTGCCGCTGCCTTGCCGGACAGATTCCCGAATTTCCGGAAACATAATGAAAGTCGACAGTCCTTGTCCGGTTCACGGCAGCGGCAGGAATGCCGCCGCTCCGGCTGCTCCCAAAATCTGGCGGGTCGGCACGCTGACGTACACGTCGGCGGGGCTGGTCGCCCTGTTCTGCTGGCTGCTGTTCGGCGATTTCGCGTGGTCGATGCGCGACCGTTCGGTGGGACCGATGGCGCACTGGTTCCTGAAGCACCTGGGCGTTTCCAACCTGCTGTTCGGGTTGCTGGTCAGCACGTTTCCGGCGGCGGTGGGCCTGATCCTCGGGCCGGTCATCAGCGTGAAGTCCGACCGGCACCGGGGGCGGTGGGGACGACGGATTCCGTTTCTCCTCGTGACGACACCGCTCGCCGCGTTCGGCATGATCGGCCTCGGCTTGACGCCGCTCATCGCCCGACAGGTGCACGGGTTTTTCCCGGAGCAGAGCGAGATGCTGGTGGCCGTCGTCTGCTTCGGGGTCTTCTGGGCGGCGTTCGAGTTTGCGACAATCGCGGGCCAGGCGGTGTTCGGCGGACTGATCAACGATGTGGTGCCGAAAGAAATGCTCGGGCGCTTCTACGGGTTGTTCCGGGCGGTCAGCCTGATCGACGGCATCGTTTTCAACTACTGGATCATGGGTCATGTGCCCACGCACTTCACGCTGATTCTGTGCGTGGTGGGCACGTTTTACGGAGTGGCTTTCATGTGGGTATGCTTCCGGGTGAAGGAAGGCGAGTATCCGCCGCCGGCGCCGCGCGGGCCGGCGGGGAGCGGCGCGCCCGGTGCAGACCGGCGGTTGGCTCCGGGAGCCGGGTTCGCCGGTGCGGCGCGGACGTATTTCCGCGAGTGCTTCACGAATCCGTATTACGTCTCGGTGTTCGTGATGCTGACGACCGCGGCGCT harbors:
- a CDS encoding heparinase, which gives rise to MIFPSWFIQSSSRLSLAGLCLVAAIGASQGKARTAFPEISPDTNPVIPYRGLTYTADDILEVRRQVRDHGANAGLVEDILKTAREWTARSDAEVAALVPPSGSVFAYGTTGDPKNGKPWPRFARSGDMCSLDRPGEVRSPHTGDVYGTQKPGEPFYDPGTGWVRPKDGQVFYFRGLWNSWVTGQLHDAVDNLALAYLLTGDGAFARRALFILDRLATLRVQLPVRGYAVADWPHATDDNQVKGFFHYMGNIANQRVINTALAFDLIANAPFASEPSAGDATLSVRDNIAKNYFDIYERAYLETRQLTNHAVILLGNLITQGVLFGKPDLLREGIDGLHAFLDNTTHRDGDYVEVSGSYGRLGRDYGGRLIAVLANYDPENYPGISGMPDPKEYPHALRFGDDPRWYGNAVRMLYRLPVLGRYPQYGDMTMDRNVLLDRDNEWLARHRVQYLRMLWRQTTREDWKREIEALYPHAAKQKQAPVFLEDLLLYGLSQWVEPTPAEPASERPETGIPVGETSDLMPGKGIAILRSGEGVNRRALFMRGGINSYHGHDDQMALVPYGNGMVLTGEYGYQWSGTPDHLGWGARSVAHMTTVVDEDLPAPYLYKGFSPSIPAPAASITGFLPNPRGPAQFVEMRNPQLYARARLTDYRRTAWLVDVDPERYYFVDIFRVVGGKSHDYVWNSHYAARSNRAAFQVDGIKPVATEGVWTLAALSGANRDKPWNRPGQSWGERLNASAGRIEALPGEKPLPRSKWNPEPGNGYGMIWDVKSQVTGNDWQATWLLPDGRHFARASLLNYDGMTAVTALAPSVQQQNPFNIVIARRTREANAAGSTVLQSRFVNVVEVGGPGAWEVAKTERLPLKTTGLAADAVALKLQLANGSTDYLLSSRAADQTLDGGAVRLAGRNGFARLAPDGRLAALAMQEAVRMEAGGWIVEAAAPAFQARVVSAEPGEPESRLVIDGRLPEGGALAGATVLIDSAPGARIAYSHNDYYSVETVEHGNTLVFRGQSLVAATLQVDTVKAASSQVELYWNNELGGKPGSFSYQGRGVIPAGAAPPRPLAQIKKFNNRELDLTSVSALKTGQKLQVLVAQPGDVLTIPATVTLTRAGTGHDWFLRTTAPVRLTLPGEKTPRSFAAGEHVLRVESR
- a CDS encoding MFS transporter — its product is MKVDSPCPVHGSGRNAAAPAAPKIWRVGTLTYTSAGLVALFCWLLFGDFAWSMRDRSVGPMAHWFLKHLGVSNLLFGLLVSTFPAAVGLILGPVISVKSDRHRGRWGRRIPFLLVTTPLAAFGMIGLGLTPLIARQVHGFFPEQSEMLVAVVCFGVFWAAFEFATIAGQAVFGGLINDVVPKEMLGRFYGLFRAVSLIDGIVFNYWIMGHVPTHFTLILCVVGTFYGVAFMWVCFRVKEGEYPPPAPRGPAGSGAPGADRRLAPGAGFAGAARTYFRECFTNPYYVSVFVMLTTAALAFMPINTFAIPYARSLEMSMDFYGKCLAATFFTSLCLSYFLGWLADAFHPIRVSMASLAGYFAVTIFGWLFATTPERFAVAFVLHGVLSGCYFTSAASLGQRLYPHSRFAQFASAAGMFTSICTMGLGPLVGSMIDWTGSVYRHTFLAGGLLALVALASAIYVYGKFMKLGGPKGYVAPE
- a CDS encoding alcohol dehydrogenase → MSSPETPSLSGLPANGAGVSCIEAVAGAGMRLTRRPADPLRPHTVGIAPLFSFISAGTELHSVTTVARMEPGSHPPARLGYSLCGVVTAVGDGVSDLKPGDRVVAIGAGAFHATQVVVAKNLVVPLPEGVSPQAASMMAMGCFAIEGVHKSAVRLGENVVVFGAGMMGQITTRLYQLSGCRVCVLEGDAFRSGFLPEGIGRFTLDGDGWAGLAAWARPHGVEHASICFGGEATEVVERLKPCMSRSPDGIMHGRIVFPGGARVTVDMASAMGNLQLVSSAKAGPGYRDAGYESGAGYPAVYVPHTVRRNMEVLLALMQDGRLDLLPLVTHRFPFAEAKHAYDLLLQPGAEALAVLLEY
- a CDS encoding anchor protein encodes the protein MKNNILSIAPFRAFFFCAGLGFAAAGSLYGQISETFESFANGASIIGNGWRHYTTTNQPTGNSAVVHEAEDNKYATITAYGNANSFNARVLSTAVSTASPWTVSDTLNNVISADIRYRTPGTTNNSIVYLNVQTRDAADGIGAINMGILYENSDLLFFADAGSSANRIKSDPLTVSVSDTAWYRFTATLTPSTGEVSFVVYEISSGQAPSVVWTATNAGLGEFKPVSIVNVEMDVSRPGSSASQFRSADFDNITVSSAIPEPAATAALMLLGIGLGVVVIRRFRPQI
- a CDS encoding N-terminal cleavage protein, whose product is MNSLRKYTKNDMCRKNMDTNDNTTGAPARNEVPCFRRAKAFTLIELLTVIAIIGILAAILLPTLSHVRQTAKQTQNIARLRSIGMACQLYANDNRGIMPSTVRKTNGKAFQTPGPVLWANQAINLLSLLSDKWQGTAAPVWGNTDYLPGPDAFYGPFTGITSEGRQPGKFKDYTSADAYVIGYCYYSLPGEADGNTPSRAPLADGLSNDRNDRDYLRMTPLLSDITNPTGNAGLWENLAGGFSGKKISVVRLDGSVASLDRDYINSLDSGGSIKALGGLTP